In one Diabrotica virgifera virgifera chromosome 7, PGI_DIABVI_V3a genomic region, the following are encoded:
- the LOC126887923 gene encoding uncharacterized protein LOC126887923, with amino-acid sequence MSLIADLIVKIASILGLIPNNYNDEKIREGLMKCNKAIKNIRDSMRYAKTMGEKQHLEAQMRQVKTLRNQLKVEQKKGAGLTPTKETAKHRVQWDDSLSAFNSRIRTGVISNLKHKDPGSFLVDCKALFKRRIQNALKKEAAVKVNIAFGGEFEIAQGDKMINETKYFTTSNSAIYRDTNLDEWFEKKVVEPISRDLEEFQERDSGWALKAVVNLGVNINKFTPQLGSSYIELPPQIKRKKACVNVKNDDEACFAWAIVSALYPATKDAQRVFKYPHYSDVLKLKGIQFPMTIKQIPNFEKQNNISINAYNLKKEKKNYTTLPILLTKNRKDKHINLLLIQDNYDEPPTQYHYVWIKNLSRLLSKQLSTEDGTKYFCDACLHYFRSQEQLNAHKTCCKGRSDVICDRCLQPFSSSKQLEAHTTDCVRINETAIKLPDESRKMLRFKNYRNKIKAPFAVYADLESALKRTGDPKKYQEHIPVAVGYFFKCSYDDTLSFYNSYRGKDCMKWFADELNQLAENVSTVFMCPYDINMTSQQERDFHAATHCHICEQRFSPSDKKVRDHDHMIPEHNYRGAAHEGCNINYKDAHTIPVIFHNLSGYDAHFIVNDIATHIKGPVDLLPITKEKYISFTKHIDHARIKFRFIDSFRFMASSLDKLSSYLTEYPNLNSQFLSLSEENFNLLTKKGIMPYDYIDSFQKFNETCLPPQEAFYNKLEDKPCPRRHYRRAQDVWSSFSCSNLGDYIDLYMKTDILLLADVFEQFRSSCLKTYNLDPAHYFTLPGFTWDAMLKHTKQELELLTDPDMFLFVERGIRGGLSQVCSKRRVHANNKYMESYDPSKPDSYLMYFDVNNQYGWAMSQFLPYGGFEWVDANIDVLSTPDDASEGYFLEVDLEYPQHIHDRHKDLPFCPQSLNPKTMLPPKRPREQTKLMATLHDKERYVIHYRTLKQALAHGLVLKKIHRVLKFKQSPWLKSYIDLNTNLRKAAKNEFEKNLFKLMNNAVFGKTMENVRKRVDIKLLTEWEGRYGAEARISSPLFKNATIFNENLVAVEMHRAEIWLDKPIYVGMSILDLAKTTIYDFHYGYLDRRFGENFTTCYTDTDCEIVEIREKDPYEAVKTDCHKYFDTSDYPKDNMYGIPQVNKKVLGLMKDENNGCIMTDYIGLRSKLYTTKVAITDNDIMKLRGKLIDQEYEDDEIEILIKNYGVTKKAKGVKKSVVKTKITFEDYVECLDTFTTKTASQNLIRSDKHHVYTITQSKIALSPTDDKRYHLPESYDTLPWGHYLVDNLKMDVD; translated from the coding sequence atgTCTTTAATTGCTGATTTAATTGTTAAAATCGCATCCATCTTGGGATTAATCCCAAACAATTATAATGATGAAAAGATACGAGAAGGCCTCATGAAATGTAATAAGGCAATCAAAAATATCAGGGACTCTATGAGATATGCTAAGACAATGGGGGAGAAACAGCATTTGGAAGCCCAGATGCGGCAAGTGAAAACGCTACGAAATCAGTTAAAGGTCGAACAAAAGAAGGGGGCGGGACTGACACCTACAAAGGAGACTGCAAAGCATAGGGTACAATGGGATGACTCTTTATCTGCGTTCAACTCACGAATTCGGACTGGGGTCATCTCAAACCTTAAACACAAGGACCCTGGCAGTTTTCTAGTGGATTGCAAAGCCCTGTTCAAGCGGCGAATTCAGAACGCACTAAAGAAAGAGGCGGCCGTTAAGGTGAATATAGCATTTGGTGGAGAATTCGAGATTGCTCAAGGCGATAAGATGATCAATGAAACGAAGTACTTTACTACTTCAAACTCAGCCATATATCGGGACACGAATCTTGATGAATGGTTCGAGAAAAAAGTAGTGGAGCCCATCAGCCGAGACTTGGAAGAATTCCAAGAACGTGATTCCGGATGGGCTCTAAAGGCAGTTGTTAACCTGGGggtgaatataaacaaatttacaCCGCAACTTGGCTCCTCCTACATTGAACTTCCTCCTCAGATTAAGAGAAAAAAAGCATGCGTAAATGTCAAAAATGATGATGAGGCATGCTTTGCATGGGCAATTGTATCGGCGTTATATCCTGCTACCAAAGATGCTCAAAGAGTTTTCAAATATCCACACTATTCTGATGTATTGAAATTAAAAGGTATTCAGTTTCCAATGACCATCAAACAAATTCCTAACTttgaaaaacaaaacaatatatcCATTAACGCATATAATTtgaaaaaggagaagaagaactATACGACCCTCCCAATCTTGCTAACAAAGAACAGAAAGGATAAACATATAAATCTTCTTCTGATTCAAGATAATTATGACGAGCCGCCTACTCAGTACCATTACGTTTGGATTAAAAATTTATCCCGCCTCCTTTCCAAGCAGCTTAGCACCGAAGATGGAACAAAATATTTCTGTGATGCCTGCCTGCATTACTTTCGATCACAGGAACAGTTAAATGCTCATAAGACATGCTGCAAAGGTCGATCAGATGTTATCTGTGATAGGTGCTTACAACCGTTTTCATCATCAAAACAGCTTGAAGCGCACACCACCGATTGCGTAAGAATTAATGAAACAGCCATCAAACTGCCAGACGAGAGTAGAAAAATGCTAAGATTTAAGAATTATAGGAATAAGATTAAAGCCCCCTTCGCCGTATATGCAGATCTCGAAAGTGCATTGAAACGTACGGGAGATCCTAAGAAGTATCAGGAACATATTCCTGTAGCAGTTGGGTATTTCTTCAAATGCTCATATGATGATACTCTCTCTTTTTATAACTCTTATCGAGGAAAGGACTGCATGAAATGGTTTGCAGATGAACTTAATCAGCTTGCTGAGAATGTATCTACAGTGTTTATGTGCCCCTATGATATAAATATGACATCTCAGCAGGAAAGAGATTTTCATGCTGCCACTCATTGTCATATCTGCGAGCAGCGCTTCTCCCCCAGTGATAAGAAAGTCCGAGACCACGATCACATGATTCCTGAACATAACTACAGAGGGGCGGCCCACGAAGGGTGTAACATTAATTACAAAGATGCTCACACTATCCCAGTGATATTTCATAACCTTAGCGGGTATGACGCGCACTTCATTGTTAACGATATTGCTACGCATATCAAAGGTCCAGTAGATCTTCTTCCTATTACTAAGGAGAAATATATCTCTTTTACGAAACATATCGATCATGCTCGAATTAAATTCCGTTTTatcgatagttttcgatttatggCTTCTTCTCTCGATAAGCTCTCTTCGTATTTGACAGAATATCCTAATCTCAACTCTCAATTTTTATCACTATCTGAGGAGAATTTCAATCTTCTAACTAAGAAAGGTATTATGCCATATGATTATATCGATTCATTCCAAAAATTCAATGAAACATGTCTACCGCCCCAGGAAGCATTTTACAATAAACTTGAGGATAAACCATGTCCTCGTCGGCATTATCGTAGAGCCCAAGATGTCTGGTCTTCATTCTCCTGCTCCAATCTCGGGGATTATATCGATTTATACATGAAAACGGATATTCTCCTTCTTGCGGACGTCTTTGAGCAATTTCGATCCAGTTGTCTTAAAACATATAATCTTGACCCAGCTCATTACTTTACTCTTCCCGGCTTCACATGGGATGCAATGCTTAAGCATACAAAACAGGAACTGGAGCTTTTAACAGATCCAGATATGTTTTTGTTTGTGGAGCGTGGTATTCGTGGTGGTTTGAGTCAAGTATGCTCGAAACGTCGCGTCCACGCTAATAACAAGTATATGGAATCTTACGATCCATCAAAGCCCGACTCCTATCTCATGTATTTCGACGTTAATAATCAATATGGCTGGGCAATGTCGCAATTCCTTCCGTATGGAGGGTTCGAGTGGGTTGATGCTAACATCGATGTTCTGTCCACACCTGACGATGCTTCTGAAGGGTACTTCCTCGAGGTCGATCTGGAGTACCCCCAACATATTCACGATCGTCATAAGGATCTTCCGTTTTGCCCCCAATCATTGAACCCTAAAACTATGCTTCCTCCTAAACGACCGCGAGAGCAAACCAAATTAATGGCTACCCTTCATGATAAAGAAAGATACGTAATTCATTACAGAACTTTGAAGCAAGCGCTAGCACACGGATTGGTGCTCAAAAAGATTCACCGAGTCCTAAAATTTAAGCAGAGTCCTTGGTTAAAATCATACATTGACTTGAATACAAATCTCCGAAAGGCAGCGAAAAatgaatttgagaaaaatctctTCAAGCTGATGAACAACGCTGTGTTCGGCAAGACCATGGAGAATGTGCGCAAGCGCGTTGACATTAAATTGCTTACTGAATGGGAGGGTCGTTACGGAGCAGAAGCTAGAATAAGTAGTCCCCTATTTAAGAATGCTACTATTTTTAATGAAAACTTGGTAGCTGTCGAGATGCATAGAGCGGAAATATGGTTGGATAAACCAATATACGTGGGCATGAGTATATTGGATTTGGCTAAAACCACGATCTATGATTTTCACTATGGGTATTTAGATAGAAGGTTTGGTGAGAACTTTACGACCTGCTATACAGATACCGATTGTGAGATCGTAGAGATACGGGAAAAAGATCCCTATGAAGCTGTGAAAACAGACTGCCACAAGTATTTCGATACATCTGACTATCCTAAAGACAATATGTATGGCATCCCCCAggttaataaaaaagtacttgGACTGATGAAGGATGAGAATAATGGATGCATTATGACAGACTACATAGGGCTCAGATCTAAATTATATACAACAAAAGTAGCTATCACAGATAATGATATAATGAAACTGAGGGGAAAGTTAATAGATCAGGAGTATGAGGACGATGAGATTGAAATACTTATTAAAAATTATGGTGTGACAAAGAAGGCGAAGGGGGTTAAAAAATCTGTTGTAAAGACTAAAATTACCTTCGAAGACTATGTCGAGTGTTTGGATACCTTTACAACTAAGACAGCCTCGCAGAATCTTATACGCTCTGATAAACACCACGTATATACAATTACACAAAGCAAGATTGCTCTTAGTCCCACTGACGATAAACGATATCACCTTCCGGAGTCTTATGATACGCTACCGTGGGGACACTATCTAGTTGATAATCTTAAGATGGATGTTGATTAG